The following coding sequences lie in one Treponema sp. OMZ 790 genomic window:
- a CDS encoding RHS repeat domain-containing protein encodes MKTKLCIYSQPNYLTSRTAIEAEILFAVCLSKCGFWSVSVKTPPKKSPCSKKIGAESAVLTLVYFYIIVIVHKCQQSAKTKLLLNNPTDRTFENRWSRYKEPSKNKAEAYRVYVEHLFLRSDAGDARIFSKEVLHDGLGRITYTAKEGEVYVDGTDEQTQTGWNISSAINYDNVGRKIEEGMPFFYGGDLEQELSSKNSYQAIEQFYELNDFTKIRNGTKYEYDDIDRNILTVLPDGNTQKTEYSIDASLQITRATDPKENISISKKDARGNIREVERLDKNNTLLTKARYEYSVLGEMLRAYDANENLLSVTYDLLGRRTALESKDTGKKEWIYDDKGRLYAETDSVLKNKAAEIRYEYDGFDRIVKTDYPFSIDIEYEYGEPEQKGAGQVIYKKDETGETRYRYGYLNEVTSETRTINRYGAGSSPETVSFEYRSDYLGRMQSMKYPDGETITYSYDKGGQLRGVSGVKTSSKGTAEYSYVDKILYDEHAQRVYIKYGNGVETRYKYDEKRRWLDTIETKNNQTQDVFQKIKYSFDPVGNVLGYNNDASTYETKQTYSYDNLYQLISVEGTSNQYKAKKSSGTTPVSIAKYRQTFAFDGIGNMKEKLSTTNIPGAQGNSYPKAELDYSLAYEYDPAYAHRLIRAGNRYYRYDANGNITAEKDGPFTDEEEFVFTYSYFEEEDVYGADYGFGLDAPKETEQANPQDLFAYRRNYTWNERNLLTKSSDRNYTVHYRYGEDGQRALKYTDEGRSETLYFNNFFTIHIPTQDQNNPQGLRVHKHIFVGNSRLVTAMTHTDNSGDNEEQKAKRYYYHSDHLGSAQFVTDWRGKQYEHIEYTPYGELWIEEVAAGLDKLPFRFTGKELDEETGLYYYGARYLDPKYSRWLSGDPALGDYIPKAPIDDEAKKHNENLPGMGGVFNVVNLHVYHYAGNNPIKYTDPDGREDDLETIYAKYKDLALSSQEAGSTVAASNLLHFLSAKGTTVNLDSNWLRSFDEVNKAQNICISYYEAEFKTIANSMKNGETRLLNEVPSNIDTTYGPFGKTQGYANQQTASSKTELFYASGTFTITAFCNVNISKNNGKTMIKGSISFVFWDPYDWHNDLGAVYIPNKGIYWDSEANKLVENGMAASFMMRSNWSTNYEKEF; translated from the coding sequence ATGAAAACAAAACTTTGCATTTATTCACAACCTAACTATCTCACTTCTCGGACAGCGATTGAAGCGGAAATCCTTTTTGCGGTGTGTTTAAGCAAATGCGGTTTTTGGAGCGTAAGCGTAAAAACACCGCCTAAAAAAAGCCCATGCAGCAAAAAGATTGGAGCGGAAAGCGCGGTGCTGACACTTGTGTACTTTTACATAATTGTGATAGTGCACAAGTGTCAGCAGTCCGCCAAAACAAAACTATTATTAAACAACCCTACTGACAGGACTTTTGAAAATAGGTGGAGCAGATACAAGGAGCCTAGTAAAAATAAAGCGGAGGCGTATCGGGTATACGTCGAGCATTTATTTTTGCGTAGCGACGCAGGAGATGCCCGCATATTTTCAAAAGAGGTACTCCACGACGGACTAGGACGCATAACTTACACGGCAAAAGAGGGGGAAGTATATGTAGACGGAACCGATGAGCAAACCCAAACAGGCTGGAATATCTCAAGTGCAATAAACTATGATAATGTAGGACGAAAGATAGAAGAAGGAATGCCATTCTTTTACGGAGGAGATTTAGAGCAAGAACTATCAAGTAAAAACTCTTATCAAGCAATAGAACAGTTTTATGAACTAAACGATTTTACAAAGATAAGAAACGGCACAAAATACGAGTATGACGATATTGACCGAAACATATTAACGGTTTTGCCAGACGGGAACACACAAAAAACCGAATACTCGATAGACGCTTCGCTTCAAATAACAAGGGCAACCGACCCGAAAGAAAACATAAGCATAAGCAAAAAAGATGCAAGAGGAAACATTAGGGAAGTAGAGAGGCTGGACAAAAACAATACCTTACTTACCAAAGCACGATACGAATACTCCGTATTAGGAGAAATGCTGCGAGCATACGACGCAAACGAAAACCTTTTATCGGTAACGTATGACCTATTGGGAAGAAGAACGGCGCTTGAAAGCAAGGACACAGGCAAAAAAGAATGGATATACGACGATAAAGGACGGCTTTACGCAGAAACGGATTCGGTATTAAAAAACAAAGCTGCCGAAATACGGTACGAATACGACGGCTTTGACCGCATAGTAAAGACAGACTATCCTTTTAGCATTGATATCGAATACGAATACGGAGAGCCGGAACAAAAAGGTGCAGGTCAGGTAATTTATAAAAAAGACGAAACAGGAGAAACAAGATACAGGTACGGCTATCTCAATGAGGTAACAAGCGAAACAAGAACCATAAACCGCTACGGAGCAGGAAGCAGTCCTGAAACTGTAAGCTTTGAATACCGCTCGGACTATCTTGGGCGAATGCAGAGCATGAAGTACCCCGACGGAGAAACAATAACTTACTCTTACGACAAAGGCGGACAGCTGAGGGGCGTTAGCGGAGTAAAGACCTCATCAAAAGGTACGGCAGAATACTCCTACGTCGATAAAATACTTTATGATGAACACGCACAGCGCGTCTACATCAAATATGGAAACGGCGTAGAAACAAGATACAAATACGATGAGAAGCGGCGTTGGTTAGATACAATAGAAACAAAGAATAACCAAACTCAAGACGTCTTTCAAAAAATAAAGTACTCATTCGACCCTGTAGGAAACGTCCTAGGCTATAATAATGATGCAAGTACTTACGAGACAAAACAAACATACTCTTACGATAATCTTTATCAACTTATAAGCGTAGAAGGAACAAGTAACCAATACAAGGCTAAAAAAAGCTCTGGAACAACACCTGTAAGCATTGCAAAATACAGACAAACCTTTGCCTTTGATGGCATAGGAAACATGAAAGAAAAATTAAGCACCACAAACATACCCGGTGCACAAGGAAACTCTTACCCCAAAGCTGAACTTGACTATAGCCTAGCTTACGAGTATGACCCTGCCTATGCACACCGCCTAATAAGAGCAGGTAACCGTTATTACCGCTATGACGCAAACGGCAACATCACAGCCGAAAAAGACGGTCCATTCACAGACGAAGAAGAGTTTGTATTTACATACTCATACTTTGAAGAAGAAGATGTTTATGGTGCAGATTACGGCTTCGGCCTTGACGCACCTAAAGAAACCGAGCAGGCAAATCCGCAAGACCTCTTTGCTTACAGGCGTAACTACACTTGGAACGAGCGAAACCTCTTAACCAAATCAAGCGACAGAAACTACACAGTCCACTACCGCTACGGAGAAGACGGACAGCGGGCACTTAAATACACAGACGAAGGAAGAAGCGAAACGCTTTACTTTAATAACTTTTTCACGATACATATTCCCACACAAGACCAGAATAACCCGCAAGGCTTACGTGTACACAAACACATCTTTGTGGGAAATTCAAGATTAGTAACCGCGATGACACATACAGATAACAGTGGTGACAACGAAGAGCAAAAAGCAAAGCGGTATTACTACCACAGTGACCATTTGGGAAGCGCGCAATTCGTAACCGACTGGCGAGGTAAACAATATGAACACATAGAGTACACGCCGTATGGCGAACTCTGGATTGAAGAAGTCGCTGCGGGGTTGGACAAGTTACCTTTCCGCTTTACGGGTAAGGAGCTTGACGAAGAGACCGGGCTGTATTATTACGGGGCGAGGTACTTAGACCCTAAATACAGTAGGTGGCTGTCAGGCGATCCGGCATTGGGTGATTACATACCCAAAGCTCCTATTGACGATGAGGCGAAGAAGCATAATGAGAACTTACCCGGTATGGGCGGTGTGTTTAATGTTGTCAATCTGCATGTTTATCATTATGCGGGAAATAATCCGATTAAGTATACCGATCCGGATGGAAGAGAAGATGATCTTGAAACTATCTATGCAAAGTACAAGGATTTGGCTTTATCCAGTCAAGAAGCAGGTTCAACTGTAGCTGCATCTAATTTACTACATTTTTTAAGTGCAAAAGGAACTACTGTTAATTTGGATTCTAATTGGCTGCGTTCATTTGATGAAGTAAATAAAGCTCAAAATATTTGTATTTCATATTACGAAGCAGAATTTAAAACTATAGCGAATAGTATGAAAAATGGAGAAACAAGACTTCTGAACGAAGTTCCATCTAATATTGACACGACTTATGGACCTTTTGGGAAAACCCAAGGATATGCTAACCAACAAACAGCATCTTCTAAAACTGAATTATTTTACGCTTCTGGAACATTTACGATTACTGCCTTTTGTAATGTAAATATCAGTAAAAATAATGGAAAAACTATGATAAAAGGCAGCATTTCATTTGTTTTTTGGGATCCATATGATTGGCATAATGATCTTGGTGCTGTTTATATTCCTAATAAAGGAATTTATTGGGATTCTGAAGCCAATAAATTGGTAGAAAATGGTATGGCAGCATCTTTTATGATGCGTTCAAACTGGAGTACAAACTATGAAAAAGAATTTTAA
- a CDS encoding RHS repeat-associated core domain-containing protein: protein MPFGNRWSRYKEPSKNKAEAYRVYVEHLFLRSDAGDARIFSKDEDVYGIDYGFGLDAPKETEQSNPQDLFAYRRNYTWNERNLLTKSSDRNYTVHYRYGEDGQRALKYTDEGRSETLYFNNFFTIHIPTQDQNNPQGLRVHKHIFVGNSRLVTAMTHTDNHGDNEEQKAKRYYYHSDHLGSAQFVTDWNGRQYEHIEYTPYGELWIEETAPGIDKLPFRFTGKELDEETGLYYYGARYLDPKYSRWLSGDPALGDYMAGSSVGEGGIYNTVNFNVYHYGGNNPIKYVDPTGCDDLYYDENGNYLTTANSETSNIYMTRDQVNTLVGTQSDFEKMTAALYGEATNDLDEMQAIGDVIMNRAEYANTSANTEIEKNGQVNGYNASSRKTVTDNRLLNSDSKLNNARNAAMSTILGTTRGKSNGAYYWDGADIQTNEHKTEWGIHYTNQNHDIYGTGDSTVGPFQEHWYPSGANRGTPWNHKLDSTAAYGGTIFWKLSPHYQNVTGSRSYQ from the coding sequence ATGCCTTTTGGAAATAGGTGGAGCAGATACAAGGAGCCTAGTAAAAATAAAGCGGAGGCGTATCGGGTATACGTCGAGCATTTATTTTTGCGTAGCGACGCAGGAGATGCCCGCATATTTTCAAAAGATGAAGATGTATACGGAATAGACTACGGCTTCGGTCTTGACGCACCTAAAGAAACGGAGCAGTCAAACCCGCAAGACCTATTTGCCTACAGGCGCAACTACACCTGGAACGAGCGCAACCTCTTAACCAAATCAAGCGACAGAAACTACACAGTACACTACCGCTATGGTGAAGACGGACAGCGAGCTCTCAAATATACCGATGAGGGAAGAAGTGAAACCTTATATTTTAATAATTTCTTTACAATACATATTCCCACCCAAGACCAGAACAACCCGCAAGGCTTAAGAGTACATAAACACATATTTGTAGGAAATTCAAGATTAGTAACAGCAATGACACACACGGATAACCACGGCGATAACGAAGAACAAAAGGCGAAACGGTATTACTATCATTCAGACCACCTTGGAAGTGCGCAGTTTGTAACCGACTGGAACGGCAGACAATACGAGCATATAGAATACACACCGTATGGCGAACTTTGGATTGAGGAGACCGCACCTGGAATTGATAAACTGCCGTTTAGGTTTACGGGAAAAGAGCTGGATGAGGAGACGGGACTGTACTACTACGGTGCACGTTATTTAGATCCGAAGTATTCGAGGTGGTTGTCAGGTGATCCTGCGTTGGGTGATTATATGGCTGGCTCATCTGTTGGTGAGGGCGGTATATATAATACGGTAAACTTTAATGTATACCATTATGGCGGAAATAATCCGATTAAATATGTCGATCCTACGGGATGTGATGATCTTTATTATGATGAAAATGGAAACTATTTAACTACTGCAAATAGTGAAACATCAAATATTTATATGACGAGAGATCAAGTTAATACTTTAGTTGGTACACAATCGGATTTTGAAAAAATGACAGCTGCACTTTATGGAGAAGCAACAAATGATTTGGATGAAATGCAAGCTATTGGGGATGTTATAATGAATCGAGCTGAATATGCAAATACATCTGCAAATACAGAAATTGAAAAAAATGGACAAGTCAACGGTTATAATGCATCATCTCGAAAAACTGTAACTGACAACCGTCTATTGAATAGTGACTCAAAACTAAATAATGCCCGCAATGCAGCAATGAGTACAATACTGGGAACCACTAGAGGAAAATCAAATGGAGCTTATTATTGGGATGGTGCAGATATACAAACGAATGAACATAAAACAGAATGGGGAATTCATTATACAAATCAAAATCATGATATTTATGGAACAGGCGATTCTACGGTAGGACCTTTTCAAGAACATTGGTATCCATCTGGAGCAAATCGAGGAACACCTTGGAATCATAAACTAGATTCAACAGCTGCATATGGAGGAACAATTTTTTGGAAACTAAGTCCGCATTATCAAAATGTAACAGGTTCAAGATCATATCAGTGA